The Victivallis sp. Marseille-Q1083 DNA window CTTCCTGAAGTTGCAGTTTTCCATAACCATGGCTTTGGTGTTTGGCGGCAATGCAATTGTGGCCGATTGCCACATGGGCCGGCCGGTGTCTCGGATCCCATGACGCAAACCCGGCTGCTTCTCCGGCGAAAGTGGTGATGAAACCGCATTGATCGGCAATATGCGGGTTGTCGAAGAAAAAATTGTCGAATTCCCGCCAATCGGCACTCCAGTATCTGGCGCATCGACAATCGAAGGAATACGCGTCGGACAATAAGGCAAAAAGAGTTCCACGCGGAAAATCACTTACTTTTCTGAAGACGGGATTCATCAGCGCTTCCGATGTTTTTTTGAGCACTATGATCATTTTGCTTTCGAATATAGAGGCGGACTTGTCCTGGCGGTTTGCTCTTGCTGCGATACTTGGGATAAAACGGCAATCAAATCCACAATAGCTGCGTTCGCTGTCCGGATGGCCAATGGCAACCCCGCCAGGATTCGAACCTGAGCTAAATGGACCAAAACCACTTGTGCTGCCATTACACCACGGGGTTGGCATAGAATGTAATCTCTTTTTTTATTTTTTCCATTCTAAATCCGAAAAAATCGGGTTTTTTTGCGTTTCGATGTTATATTGATATTTTTGAAATTTTGTAATGGAATGAATCGGGAAAACAAAGGATTGCGGATGAAGGTAACGCGGCAGAATAAGACAACAGAACGGGCGGAACAAAACGGTTGGAAAAATGATTTGAAGGTCGTCGGGACCGGTTTCGCGATGGGAACTGCCAACGTCATTCCCGGCGTTTCCGGCGGAACGATGGCCTTCATCCTCGGTATTTTCGAACAATTGATCGGCTCCATCAAGCAGGTCGCTTCGGTGGAAACCTTCCGGATGGTCTGCAGATTGCAGTTCCGCAAAATGTACGAGACCTTGCCGTGGCGTTTCCTGCTGGCGCTGGCCGTTGGCGTGGTGCTGGCGATGGCGACGACCGCCAAATTGTGCATTTATCTGTTGGAGTTTCACCGGGAAGCGACCTTCGCCGCCTTTTTCGGGCTGGTGCTGGCATCGGTTTTTTCGGTGTTCCGGGAGGTGACTTGCTGGAGCCTGTCGCGTTGGATTTTTCTGGCAATCGGCGCTCTGACGGCTTATCTGATTGTCACGCTGGTGCCGGTGGAGACGCCGAATGTCTGGTGGGTCACTTTCCTCTGCGGCATCATCGTCATCTGTGCGATGATTCTGCCGGGAATTTCCGGCTCGTTCCTGCTGCTGGTGCTGGGGCAGTATAATTATGTCTGGGGGGCGGTCGCCAATCTGGCCGGATTGAAATTCGCCTGGGCGGATATCAAGACGATCTTCTGGCTGGCGGCCGGCTGTGCGATCGGCCTGGGCTCTTTCGTCTATCTGTTGAATTATCTGTTCAAAAAATTTCATGACCTGACGATCGTCACGCTGATCGGTTTTATGATCGGTTCGCTGTGGCGGCTCTGGCCGTGGCAGCAGGTGATGGAGGCGGCGGTTAAAACCGCCGAAGGCAAAGTCCTGCTGGCGCTGCCGGCGCAGCAGGCCCAACTGGACGCCTTGCTGGCTGCCGGCGGCAAAATGGAGCCGACCGTCGTCGGCAATATTCTGCCGGCGTCATTTCAGGCGGCGCTCTGGCCGGTTGTTTTTGCGGTGCTCGGATTTGCATTGGTTTTCGGGTTGGATTATATTGCTGCCCGTAAAGCGAAGGAATAAAAAAGTTATGGATCCCATTTGTTTTCAGATCGGTTCGTTTGAAATCCGCTGGTATGGGGTTTTGGCGGCGCTGGGTTTTCTGGTGGCCACCTACCTGGTCAATCTCAATCGCCGTTATGCCAGAATGAATTCCGATCAGGCCACTTCGCTGGTGTTTTTCGCGGTGATCGCCGGGATTGTCGGCGCCCGGATTTTTTTCGTCGTGCTGAACTTCGAACAATACCGTCAGCAATTGTGGAAGATCGTCCGGATTGATGAGGGCGGCCTGGTGTTCTACGGCGGTTTTTTTCTGGCGCTGATGACGGTGATTCTGTATTGCCGCTGGCATAAAATCAGCATGGTCGCGACGATGGACGTGCTGGCGCCGGCGCTGGCGGCCGGCCACGCTTTCGGCCGGATCGGCTGCTTCCTGAACGGCTGCTGCTTCGGCAAGCCGACCGATTCCTTTCTCGGCTGCGTCTATCCGGTCGGCTCGGCGCCGTTCCTGCGTTACGGCGCACTGGCGCTTCATCCGGTGCAATTGTACGAAGTCGCGGCCAATGTGCTGTTGTTCATCCT harbors:
- a CDS encoding N-acetyltransferase encodes the protein MNPVFRKVSDFPRGTLFALLSDAYSFDCRCARYWSADWREFDNFFFDNPHIADQCGFITTFAGEAAGFASWDPRHRPAHVAIGHNCIAAKHQSHGYGKLQLQEAVNRISRLDVRKIIVTTNALLVPAQRMYERVGFRAIRHRKSDCFAGEFIDYEYPPAGPASNEVP
- a CDS encoding DUF368 domain-containing protein: MKVTRQNKTTERAEQNGWKNDLKVVGTGFAMGTANVIPGVSGGTMAFILGIFEQLIGSIKQVASVETFRMVCRLQFRKMYETLPWRFLLALAVGVVLAMATTAKLCIYLLEFHREATFAAFFGLVLASVFSVFREVTCWSLSRWIFLAIGALTAYLIVTLVPVETPNVWWVTFLCGIIVICAMILPGISGSFLLLVLGQYNYVWGAVANLAGLKFAWADIKTIFWLAAGCAIGLGSFVYLLNYLFKKFHDLTIVTLIGFMIGSLWRLWPWQQVMEAAVKTAEGKVLLALPAQQAQLDALLAAGGKMEPTVVGNILPASFQAALWPVVFAVLGFALVFGLDYIAARKAKE
- the lgt gene encoding prolipoprotein diacylglyceryl transferase, with protein sequence MDPICFQIGSFEIRWYGVLAALGFLVATYLVNLNRRYARMNSDQATSLVFFAVIAGIVGARIFFVVLNFEQYRQQLWKIVRIDEGGLVFYGGFFLALMTVILYCRWHKISMVATMDVLAPALAAGHAFGRIGCFLNGCCFGKPTDSFLGCVYPVGSAPFLRYGALALHPVQLYEVAANVLLFILLFYLVRRARTGIAMSTYIVAYGSLRFVDEFFRGDHPARELMFGVLTPAQVIGLLLVPLGILLLIFFLKHDQKITETQD